From one Novosphingobium sp. genomic stretch:
- a CDS encoding AraC family transcriptional regulator, which yields MITHAQQRKVEDNRNYVGVCRSIGQGFNGIRFSDLDMTSALKPDVTSFRRPDGVAGIETMVGHYVTQTFKPHAHGEFVIGLIDRGSHAVWCRGEQHSVTGSTIVTMRPGDIHFGGAAADCGWVQRMVYIDEMVMADLVSEGFERPHGTQPDFGQTFWPDRDLADAFRCYHGALHSAPSRLASDSALEALVHVVVGQLAPSLMRDPDQRQAPASVAAIRDYLHAHVERNVSLLDLCRVSGLGRRQTIDLFKRHTGLPPHAYHLGLKIDAARRLLLSGVPTAEVAALVGFADQSHMTRHFKAIVGTTPSAYKAAA from the coding sequence TTGATCACCCACGCACAGCAGCGGAAAGTCGAAGATAACCGCAATTATGTTGGTGTTTGCCGCAGCATAGGGCAGGGGTTCAATGGCATTCGTTTCTCGGATCTTGATATGACCAGCGCACTCAAGCCCGATGTGACCTCGTTTCGACGACCGGACGGGGTGGCCGGCATCGAGACGATGGTCGGGCACTATGTCACGCAGACGTTCAAACCTCATGCTCATGGGGAGTTCGTGATCGGCTTGATCGACCGGGGCTCCCATGCGGTCTGGTGTCGCGGTGAACAGCATTCGGTGACGGGCAGCACCATCGTCACCATGCGCCCAGGCGACATCCATTTCGGAGGCGCCGCGGCGGACTGCGGCTGGGTCCAGCGCATGGTCTATATCGATGAGATGGTGATGGCCGATCTGGTCAGCGAAGGCTTCGAGCGCCCGCATGGAACGCAACCCGATTTCGGGCAAACCTTCTGGCCGGATCGAGACCTTGCCGACGCCTTCAGGTGCTATCATGGCGCGCTGCACAGCGCGCCATCGCGGCTCGCCAGTGATAGCGCGCTGGAGGCGCTCGTGCATGTCGTGGTCGGCCAGCTTGCGCCTTCGCTCATGCGCGATCCGGATCAGCGCCAGGCCCCCGCGTCGGTGGCGGCGATCAGGGATTATCTGCATGCCCATGTCGAGCGCAATGTCTCGCTGTTGGATCTCTGCCGGGTTTCGGGGCTGGGGCGCAGGCAGACGATCGACCTTTTCAAGCGTCATACCGGGCTGCCCCCTCATGCCTACCATCTGGGGCTGAAAATCGATGCGGCGCGCCGGCTGCTTCTCTCCGGTGTTCCCACGGCGGAGGTGGCCGCGCTCGTCGGCTTTGCCGATCAAAGCCATATGACCCGCCATTTCAAGGCCATCGTGGGGACAACCCCCAGCGCTTACAAGGCCGCTGCCTGA
- a CDS encoding DMT family transporter: MEQRRAFVRRHTGRWSAFAADGAVLCIAMVWGASYPVAKTALFFVPVLALISLRFAITAAVMTCLNWREIVAVKASDFAASLALGTILFAIFVAETFGVSRTSATNAAFIISLCTVMTPLLDYGLARRGPPLRVVGAAILSCAGVAVLCKQLTALSAGDGLVLVAAGLRALMVVSTKRLMRNRQLSSGALTAVQSSTVFVLACVFAAVTGVKVDRSVVTQVPFVEALLFLSILCTIAAFYIQNLAVRRSSPTKVSFLMSTEPVFGLIFASIVLAEPISARALAGGAMILSGTIIGILGDMGTRRRTSQTVDGSAGPLTT; the protein is encoded by the coding sequence ATGGAACAGAGACGGGCGTTTGTGCGGAGACACACCGGGCGCTGGAGTGCCTTCGCGGCCGATGGCGCGGTTTTGTGCATCGCCATGGTGTGGGGCGCCAGCTATCCGGTGGCCAAAACCGCGCTGTTCTTTGTTCCGGTTCTGGCCCTCATCAGCTTGCGATTTGCGATCACCGCGGCGGTGATGACCTGTTTGAACTGGCGCGAGATCGTTGCCGTCAAGGCCTCGGATTTTGCGGCCTCGCTGGCATTGGGGACAATCCTGTTTGCGATTTTTGTTGCGGAAACCTTCGGTGTAAGCCGGACATCGGCAACGAACGCTGCCTTTATCATCTCGCTCTGCACCGTGATGACGCCGCTTCTGGATTATGGCCTGGCGCGGCGCGGTCCGCCCCTGCGTGTGGTCGGGGCTGCCATACTCTCCTGTGCCGGCGTGGCGGTGCTGTGCAAGCAGTTGACCGCCCTTTCGGCGGGAGATGGGCTGGTTCTGGTCGCGGCCGGGTTGCGTGCGTTGATGGTTGTATCGACCAAGCGGCTGATGCGGAACCGACAGCTTTCCTCCGGGGCGCTGACGGCGGTGCAATCCTCAACGGTTTTCGTCCTGGCCTGCGTTTTTGCCGCCGTGACGGGTGTCAAAGTTGATCGGAGTGTTGTGACGCAAGTCCCGTTCGTCGAGGCTCTGCTCTTTTTGTCCATTTTGTGCACGATTGCCGCCTTTTACATCCAGAACCTGGCCGTGCGCCGATCGAGCCCGACCAAGGTCAGCTTCCTGATGAGCACAGAACCGGTTTTCGGCCTGATCTTCGCGAGCATCGTGCTGGCAGAGCCGATTTCAGCGCGGGCGCTGGCCGGAGGGGCGATGATCCTGAGCGGCACCATCATCGGTATTCTGGGGGACATGGGCACCCGGCGCCGGACGAGCCAAACCGTTGACGGTAGCGCAGGCCCGCTCACCACATGA